One Aegilops tauschii subsp. strangulata cultivar AL8/78 chromosome 2, Aet v6.0, whole genome shotgun sequence genomic window, TTGAAGAGATATCTAGGGGAAATGAAGTATTTGATCATATTAGATGATGTTTGGACCCCAGATGCATTTGAAGACTTGTCTAGGTCACTTGTTTGTAATGGTAAGGGAAGCAGATTGATAATCACAACACGACAGGGTGATGTTGCTGCACTTGCTTCTCAAGGACACGTATTAACACTAGAACCTTTACCAGAAGATAAGGCTTGGGATCTTTTTTGTAAGAAATCTTTTCCAAAAGAAACAAACCATCACTGTCCTGAGGAGTTGAGGCTTTTGTCCGAGGAAATACTTAGCAAGTGCAAAGGATTGCCTCTTGCTATTGTGTCAATTGGCAGCCTCTTGCATGTGCGTGAGAAAACCGTTGAAGAATGGAAAAGAATAAATGACCAATTGAGTTGGGAGATACTTAATAACTCAAGGCTCGACCACATAAGGAATGTGTTGCATCTGAGCTATATCTACCTTCCAACACACTTGAAAAGTTGTTTCCTGTACTGCAGCTTATTTCCAGAAGACTATCTTTTCCATAGAAAAAAGCTTTTACGACTATGGATGGCGGAGGGGTTCATGGTGGAGATGGGTGCCAGCACATTAGAAGAAGTGGCAGAAAGCTATGTTAAGGAGTTGGTCAATAGAAACATGCTTCAACTTGTTGGAAGGAACTCATCTGGTAGGATGAACAGATTCAGAATGCACGATATCATACGTGAACTAGCTGTTGATTTGTGCCAGAAGGATCGTTTTGGTGTTATATATGAGGAGGATAAATGTGGGGGGTCTCTTCAGAGAGATGGTCGTCGATTGGTAGTGCACAAACTAAAGAAGGATATTCAACAACCATTTTCAAGTATACACGTACTTCGAACTTTCATTACACTGGAGAAAAGCATGTCCTCATTCCCTCTATTGCCTCTACTATCTGAGAAGTCAAGATATATGACTGTGCTAGAATTAAGTGGTCTACCCATCGAGAAGATTCCAGATGCCATTGGGGATCTTTTTaatctccgatatttgggtttgcGGTACTCAAGAGTGAAGCTTCTCCCTAAATCTATCGAGAAGCTTTCAAATTTGTTGACACTGGACCTTTGTGGATCTGACATACATGAGCTGCCTGCAGGGATTGGCAAGCTAAATAAGCTTAGGCACCTATTTGCTGAGAAAAACATTATATCAGGACGAATACAAAATATTCGATATGCAAGAGGTGTATGCTTCCCTATTGGGCTTGGGAACCTAACAAACCTGCAGACTTTGCAAGCGTTGGAAGTGCAGGAAGTGGATGGATCCATTAGACAACTAAGGGAGTTAAGGCAACTAAGAAGCTTGAGGATATGGGTCGTGAAGGGAATATTTTGTGAACACCTCTGCGAGTCTCTAGTTCAGATGCAATTCTTGTCCAACCTAGATGTGAGTGCGAGTGATGAGAATGAGGTTCTGGCGTTGAACGCCCTCCCGCCTAGCCTGCAAAAGCTAAGTTTGGGCGGAAGATTGCCGGAAGGGGCATTGTTGGCGGAGTCTCCTCTCTTTCAAGCCATGGAGCAGAACTTGTGTTCACTGCATCTATCCTGGTCGCAGCTGAGAGAAGATCCTTTGCCATCCCTTTCTCAGTTGCCAAATTTGATGGATCTATGTCTCGACAAAGCGTACAATGGAGAGAAGCTGGAGTTTCTCACGGGGTGGTTTCCCAAGCTGAAGAGCCTTTATTTGTGGGACATGCCCGACCTGAAGATGCTAGAGATACATCAAGGTGCCATGACAGCTCTAGAAACACTAGTACTAGGCAACCTAGAAAGCATGGTGGAGGTCCCGCCTGGCCTTGAGTTCCTCATGCCCCTCCAGCTTCTAAGTTTCCGGGAAATCACCCGTGACTTCCTGACGTTGCTGCGCGAAAGCCCTGAACTTGTTGGTATGCAGTGGCAGCACACTCTCCGCGACGACGACCAATGATCCCTGAATGTGTATGTAGGTCGATCGCTCTCAACTCTGTGTCACAACTACTTGCACCACTTCCTAGATTTACTAACGCCTTGCTGGCTATGCAGGTCGCCGCATGGAGAGGAAAGAGGATCATGcagtggatctgctcaagacacATGTGTTCATGTACCGCGATATTCAGATTGCAAACCTATTTCGTTTATGGCTTTCGAATAACAAGGCACTTGCTCGTGTCGTAAGATGGAACAGCGCTGTGCCTTTACGCGTTAATGCTTTCAAATATTGTATGTATTCTATTCGTGTGAGCTTGTAAACTATAATCAATACTGTCTATTCCTGGTCTCATGAGTCATGACTCAACCATTTGTGTGTAACAATTTTTCCCAGTGTATGGCATTTTTATATATAGTTATATTCATCTACAGATCTCACTCTCAGCAATGGATGCCCTATGCATAGAGTATAAATGATACTAGCATTGATGAGAATGAGGAGGAATAGAGGTCCATACTTGCATTTTTCATGTGAAAAAGCTTTCAGCCTAGCTATACAATGAGTAGTGTCAATCAACTACTAGTAGTTTGCAATGACGATCTTGGCCATATCTGAGGCGGATATCCCTGAATGAAA contains:
- the LOC109748063 gene encoding disease resistance protein RPM1, with translation MAEIVLLLVIEKIGVALANGAAHQAGTQFSRYATRLIELQGSMGRVVRELRIIHDVLCQMDIRNRHNQVYEGWLDEVRKVAHGMEDMVDEYMYQVGREHDTGCCFYLKKGLRKPRSLLSLNQISSKVKEIEKDLAHLSEMKNRWVPMINNEDTSSLNYMIKKSQDLAIISRSLDNEDLVGVDENRGKLEQWLGSDDVECSLITLTGMGGLGKTALASNVYRKEREKFQCHAWVSISQTYSREDVLRNIIKELFKDTASGPSNIAAMDITSLQETLKRYLGEMKYLIILDDVWTPDAFEDLSRSLVCNGKGSRLIITTRQGDVAALASQGHVLTLEPLPEDKAWDLFCKKSFPKETNHHCPEELRLLSEEILSKCKGLPLAIVSIGSLLHVREKTVEEWKRINDQLSWEILNNSRLDHIRNVLHLSYIYLPTHLKSCFLYCSLFPEDYLFHRKKLLRLWMAEGFMVEMGASTLEEVAESYVKELVNRNMLQLVGRNSSGRMNRFRMHDIIRELAVDLCQKDRFGVIYEEDKCGGSLQRDGRRLVVHKLKKDIQQPFSSIHVLRTFITLEKSMSSFPLLPLLSEKSRYMTVLELSGLPIEKIPDAIGDLFNLRYLGLRYSRVKLLPKSIEKLSNLLTLDLCGSDIHELPAGIGKLNKLRHLFAEKNIISGRIQNIRYARGVCFPIGLGNLTNLQTLQALEVQEVDGSIRQLRELRQLRSLRIWVVKGIFCEHLCESLVQMQFLSNLDVSASDENEVLALNALPPSLQKLSLGGRLPEGALLAESPLFQAMEQNLCSLHLSWSQLREDPLPSLSQLPNLMDLCLDKAYNGEKLEFLTGWFPKLKSLYLWDMPDLKMLEIHQGAMTALETLVLGNLESMVEVPPGLEFLMPLQLLSFREITRDFLTLLRESPELVGMQWQHTLRDDDQ